A single region of the Bos mutus isolate GX-2022 chromosome 17, NWIPB_WYAK_1.1, whole genome shotgun sequence genome encodes:
- the ZNF70 gene encoding zinc finger protein 70 isoform X1, whose protein sequence is MEKPGFSRIREQLCVSQTDPAAGMTGPSVEIPPAAKLGEAFVFAGGLDMQADLFAEEDLGAPFLQGRALEQMAVIYKEIPLGEQGGEQDDYRGDFDLCSSPVPPQSIPPGDRAQDDELFGPTFLQKSDPTAYRITGSGEAADAPAREAVGRGDLGLQGPPRTAQPAKPYACRECGKAFSQSSHLLRHLVIHTGEKPYECGECGKAFSQSSHLLRHQAIHTGEKPYECGECGKAFRQSSALAQHAKTHSGRRPYACRECGKDFSRSSSLRKHERIHTGEKPYACQECGKAFNQSSGLSQHRKIHSLQRPHACELCGKAFCHRSHLLRHQRVHTGKKPYACADCGKAFSQSSNLIEHRKTHTGERPYRCHKCGKAFSQSSALIEHQRTHTGERPYECGQCGKAFRHSSALIQHQRTHTGRKPYVCNECGKAFRHRSALIEHYKTHTRERPYECNRCGKAFRGSSHLLRHQKVHAADKL, encoded by the coding sequence aatcCGAGAGCAGCTGTGTGTGTCCCAGACAGACCCAGCCGCTGGGATGACGGGCCCCTCTGTGGAGATCCCCCCGGCCGCCAAGCTGGGTGAGGCTTTCGTGTTTGCCGGCGGGCTGGACATGCAGGCCGACCTGTTCGCGGAGGAGGACCTGGGGGCCCCCTTTCTTCAGGGGAGGGCTCTGGAGCAGATGGCCGTCATCTACAAGGAGATCCCTCTCGGGGAGCAAGGCGGGGAGCAGGACGATTACCGGGGGGACTTCGATCTGTGCTCCAGCCCCGTTCCGCCTCAGAGCATCCCCCCGGGAGACAGGGCCCAGGACGATGAGCTGTTCGGCCCGACCTTCCTCCAGAAATCAGACCCGACTGCCTACCGGATCACGGGCAGCGGGGAAGCCGCCGATGCGCCTGCCAGGGAGGCGGTGGGCAGGGGTGACTTGGGGCTGCAGGGGCCGCCCAGGACCGCGCAGCCCGCCAAGCCCTACGCGTGTCGGGAGTGCGGCAAGGCCTTCAGCCAGAGCTCGCACCTGCTCCGGCACCTGGTGATTCACACCGGGGAGAAGCCGTATGAGTGCGGCGAGTGCGGCAAGGCCTTCAGCCAGAGCTCGCACCTGCTCCGGCACCAGGCCATCCACACCGGGGAGAAGCCGTACGAGTGCGGCGAGTGCGGCAAGGCCTTCCGGCAGAGCTCGGCCCTGGCGCAGCACGCGAAGACGCACAGCGGGAGGCGGCCGTACGCCTGCCGCGAGTGCGGCAAGGACTTCAGCCGCAGCTCCAGCCTGCGCAAGCACGAGCGCATCCACACCGGGGAGAAGCCCTACGCGTGCCAGGAGTGCGGCAAGGCCTTCAACCAGAGCTCGGGCCTGAGCCAGCACCGCAAGATCCACTCGCTGCAGAGGCCGCACGCCTGCGAGCTGTGCGGGAAGGCCTTCTGCCACCGCTCGCACCTGCTGCGGCACCAGCGCGTCCACACGGGCAAGAAGCCGTACGCCTGCGCGGACTGCGGCAAGGCCTTCAGCCAGAGCTCCAACCTCATCGAGCACCGCAAGACGCACACGGGCGAGAGGCCCTACCGGTGCCACAAGTGCGGCAAGGCCTTCAGCCAGAGCTCGGCGCTCATCGAGCACCAGCGCACCCACACGGGCGAGAGGCCTTACGAGTGCGGCCAGTGCGGCAAGGCCTTCCGCCACAGCTCGGCGCTCATCCAGCACCAGCGCACCCACACGGGCCGCAAGCCCTACGTGTGCAACGAGTGCGGCAAGGCCTTCCGCCACCGCTCGGCGCTCATCGAGCACTACAAGACGCACACGCGCGAGCGGCCCTACGAGTGCAACCGCTGCGGCAAGGCCTTCCGGGGCAGCTCGCACCTCCTCCGCCACCAGAAGGTCCACGCGGCGGACAAGCTCTAG
- the ZNF70 gene encoding zinc finger protein 70 isoform X2, translating to MTGPSVEIPPAAKLGEAFVFAGGLDMQADLFAEEDLGAPFLQGRALEQMAVIYKEIPLGEQGGEQDDYRGDFDLCSSPVPPQSIPPGDRAQDDELFGPTFLQKSDPTAYRITGSGEAADAPAREAVGRGDLGLQGPPRTAQPAKPYACRECGKAFSQSSHLLRHLVIHTGEKPYECGECGKAFSQSSHLLRHQAIHTGEKPYECGECGKAFRQSSALAQHAKTHSGRRPYACRECGKDFSRSSSLRKHERIHTGEKPYACQECGKAFNQSSGLSQHRKIHSLQRPHACELCGKAFCHRSHLLRHQRVHTGKKPYACADCGKAFSQSSNLIEHRKTHTGERPYRCHKCGKAFSQSSALIEHQRTHTGERPYECGQCGKAFRHSSALIQHQRTHTGRKPYVCNECGKAFRHRSALIEHYKTHTRERPYECNRCGKAFRGSSHLLRHQKVHAADKL from the coding sequence ATGACGGGCCCCTCTGTGGAGATCCCCCCGGCCGCCAAGCTGGGTGAGGCTTTCGTGTTTGCCGGCGGGCTGGACATGCAGGCCGACCTGTTCGCGGAGGAGGACCTGGGGGCCCCCTTTCTTCAGGGGAGGGCTCTGGAGCAGATGGCCGTCATCTACAAGGAGATCCCTCTCGGGGAGCAAGGCGGGGAGCAGGACGATTACCGGGGGGACTTCGATCTGTGCTCCAGCCCCGTTCCGCCTCAGAGCATCCCCCCGGGAGACAGGGCCCAGGACGATGAGCTGTTCGGCCCGACCTTCCTCCAGAAATCAGACCCGACTGCCTACCGGATCACGGGCAGCGGGGAAGCCGCCGATGCGCCTGCCAGGGAGGCGGTGGGCAGGGGTGACTTGGGGCTGCAGGGGCCGCCCAGGACCGCGCAGCCCGCCAAGCCCTACGCGTGTCGGGAGTGCGGCAAGGCCTTCAGCCAGAGCTCGCACCTGCTCCGGCACCTGGTGATTCACACCGGGGAGAAGCCGTATGAGTGCGGCGAGTGCGGCAAGGCCTTCAGCCAGAGCTCGCACCTGCTCCGGCACCAGGCCATCCACACCGGGGAGAAGCCGTACGAGTGCGGCGAGTGCGGCAAGGCCTTCCGGCAGAGCTCGGCCCTGGCGCAGCACGCGAAGACGCACAGCGGGAGGCGGCCGTACGCCTGCCGCGAGTGCGGCAAGGACTTCAGCCGCAGCTCCAGCCTGCGCAAGCACGAGCGCATCCACACCGGGGAGAAGCCCTACGCGTGCCAGGAGTGCGGCAAGGCCTTCAACCAGAGCTCGGGCCTGAGCCAGCACCGCAAGATCCACTCGCTGCAGAGGCCGCACGCCTGCGAGCTGTGCGGGAAGGCCTTCTGCCACCGCTCGCACCTGCTGCGGCACCAGCGCGTCCACACGGGCAAGAAGCCGTACGCCTGCGCGGACTGCGGCAAGGCCTTCAGCCAGAGCTCCAACCTCATCGAGCACCGCAAGACGCACACGGGCGAGAGGCCCTACCGGTGCCACAAGTGCGGCAAGGCCTTCAGCCAGAGCTCGGCGCTCATCGAGCACCAGCGCACCCACACGGGCGAGAGGCCTTACGAGTGCGGCCAGTGCGGCAAGGCCTTCCGCCACAGCTCGGCGCTCATCCAGCACCAGCGCACCCACACGGGCCGCAAGCCCTACGTGTGCAACGAGTGCGGCAAGGCCTTCCGCCACCGCTCGGCGCTCATCGAGCACTACAAGACGCACACGCGCGAGCGGCCCTACGAGTGCAACCGCTGCGGCAAGGCCTTCCGGGGCAGCTCGCACCTCCTCCGCCACCAGAAGGTCCACGCGGCGGACAAGCTCTAG